One window from the genome of Fulvivirga lutea encodes:
- a CDS encoding LytR/AlgR family response regulator transcription factor, with product MRALIIDDERLARKELTSLLAEHAYIKVIGEAANADEALELINNENPDLLFLDIQMPGKTGFELLEMLDDVPQVIFTTAYDEYALKAFEVNALDYVLKPIQPERLAESLKKLKKVEEAEKAKELSGKLGIDDQVFVKDGDRCWFVSLSNVRVFESDGNYIKVYFDNNRPMIHKSLNALDEKLDPKHFFRASRKHIINLSWVESIEPWFNGGLMVKLKGGDKVEVSRRQAAKFKDRMSL from the coding sequence ATGAGAGCATTAATAATTGATGATGAGCGTTTGGCAAGAAAGGAACTCACTTCTTTATTGGCCGAGCATGCGTATATAAAAGTAATTGGTGAAGCAGCCAATGCAGATGAAGCCCTAGAGCTAATTAATAATGAAAATCCTGACCTGCTGTTTTTAGATATTCAAATGCCGGGAAAAACGGGTTTTGAATTACTGGAAATGCTGGATGATGTACCTCAGGTAATTTTCACTACTGCCTATGATGAGTATGCATTAAAAGCCTTTGAAGTAAATGCATTGGATTACGTACTAAAGCCAATTCAGCCAGAAAGATTAGCCGAAAGCTTAAAGAAACTCAAGAAAGTGGAGGAGGCTGAGAAAGCGAAGGAACTTAGCGGTAAACTAGGAATTGACGATCAAGTGTTCGTAAAGGATGGAGATAGATGTTGGTTTGTGAGCCTTTCCAATGTGCGGGTATTTGAATCAGATGGCAATTACATTAAAGTTTATTTCGATAATAACAGGCCAATGATTCATAAATCGTTGAATGCTTTAGATGAGAAATTGGACCCAAAACATTTTTTTAGAGCGAGTAGAAAGCACATTATAAACCTGAGCTGGGTTGAAAGCATCGAACCGTGGTTTAATGGTGGATTAATGGTAAAATTAAAAGGAGGTGATAAAGTTGAAGTTAGTAGAAGGCAAGCTGCCAAATTCAAAGACAGGATGAGCCTTTAA
- a CDS encoding uroporphyrinogen-III synthase, with product MTDNVKERMREVKSILVSQPEPNDENSPYFKLAEKYDLKVDFRQFIQVDPVSVKEFRKQKIDILNHTAVIFTSRNAVDHFFSICTELKIEMPADMKYFCISEQTANYLQKYIIIRKRKIFTGHRTAGDLIEILKKHKNEKYLFPCSDIRKDDIPEFLGQNGYNYSEAIIYRTVASDLSDLENVYYDILAFFSPSGINSLLVNFPDFKQNKTRIAAFGPTTAKAVRDAGLILDIEAPLPNAPSMTGAIELYIKKANGLK from the coding sequence ATGACTGACAATGTGAAAGAGAGGATGCGGGAAGTGAAAAGTATCCTGGTCTCCCAACCCGAACCAAACGATGAAAATTCTCCCTACTTCAAACTTGCTGAAAAATACGACCTAAAGGTTGACTTTAGACAGTTCATCCAGGTTGATCCTGTTTCAGTGAAAGAGTTTAGAAAGCAGAAAATTGATATTCTAAATCATACAGCTGTAATATTTACTAGTAGAAATGCTGTGGATCATTTTTTCAGCATTTGTACGGAGCTGAAAATAGAAATGCCTGCAGATATGAAATACTTCTGTATTTCTGAGCAGACAGCAAATTATTTGCAGAAGTATATCATAATTAGAAAGAGAAAGATATTTACAGGTCACAGAACCGCAGGGGACTTAATTGAGATTTTAAAGAAGCATAAGAATGAGAAATACTTATTTCCTTGCTCAGATATCAGAAAAGATGATATACCTGAGTTTTTAGGACAGAATGGGTATAATTATTCAGAGGCTATTATCTACAGAACTGTAGCTAGTGATTTGAGTGACCTTGAGAATGTGTATTATGATATATTAGCATTCTTTAGCCCATCAGGAATCAACTCATTATTAGTTAATTTCCCTGATTTCAAACAAAACAAAACAAGAATAGCGGCCTTTGGTCCTACTACAGCTAAAGCTGTAAGAGATGCCGGTTTAATATTAGATATTGAAGCACCTCTTCCAAATGCGCCTTCAATGACAGGTGCCATTGAGTTGTACATAAAGAAAGCTAACGGTCTCAAGTAG
- a CDS encoding NAD(P)/FAD-dependent oxidoreductase: protein MVRIPKSDNPRIVIIGGGFAGIKLVKKLKNLPVQIVLFDRNNYHTFQPLLYQVATAGLEPDSIADPLRKQLEPVKNFFFRMAEVYSVDPLANTIKTEIGELSYDYLVIATGSKTNYFGNESIMDHAFPLKQIPQALDLRSHILQNFESATISENDKEKASRMNIAIVGGGPTGVEVAGALGELKKSILPKDYPELDFKNMNITLLEGTSRLLNGMSESASNRAIKYLKKFDVHVKLNTLVTSYDGHSAQLNNGETIETHTLIWAAGVQGNYPLGLPEESIVKSRLKVDRTNKLIGSENIYAIGDIATMTTEEYPNGHPMLAQVAIQQGRLLAENFKRLLHGKEPKLFEYNDKGSMATIGRNKAVADLPGNIRLGGLIAWLLWMFVHLISIIGFRNKIIVFSNWVWNYFTYDKGTRLIIRRFVPKKQKLKNEAV from the coding sequence ATGGTTAGAATTCCAAAGAGCGATAATCCAAGAATAGTAATAATTGGAGGAGGTTTTGCTGGTATTAAACTTGTTAAAAAACTCAAAAACCTCCCCGTTCAAATTGTCCTTTTCGATCGTAATAATTACCACACTTTCCAGCCACTTTTATATCAGGTAGCAACGGCAGGTTTAGAGCCTGATTCTATAGCCGACCCACTTAGAAAGCAGTTGGAGCCGGTGAAGAATTTCTTTTTCCGAATGGCGGAAGTCTATTCTGTTGATCCATTAGCAAATACCATTAAAACTGAAATAGGAGAGTTAAGCTATGATTACCTTGTAATCGCTACCGGTTCTAAAACCAATTACTTTGGCAACGAGTCAATCATGGATCATGCCTTTCCATTAAAGCAGATACCTCAAGCGTTGGATTTGCGTAGCCATATCCTTCAAAATTTTGAATCCGCCACTATCAGCGAAAATGATAAGGAAAAAGCATCTCGAATGAATATTGCCATTGTTGGTGGTGGTCCAACAGGTGTAGAAGTAGCGGGTGCTCTTGGCGAATTAAAGAAAAGTATTTTGCCAAAAGACTATCCCGAATTAGATTTTAAAAACATGAATATTACCCTCTTGGAGGGTACCTCCAGGCTTCTGAATGGAATGTCAGAAAGTGCTTCTAATAGAGCCATCAAATATTTAAAGAAATTTGATGTTCATGTGAAGCTCAATACATTGGTTACATCCTATGACGGTCATTCAGCTCAGCTAAACAATGGCGAGACAATTGAAACACATACACTTATTTGGGCGGCCGGTGTTCAGGGCAATTACCCTCTTGGTTTACCGGAAGAGTCAATCGTCAAAAGTAGATTAAAGGTGGATAGGACCAACAAACTTATTGGTTCAGAAAATATTTATGCCATTGGTGATATTGCCACCATGACAACGGAGGAATATCCTAATGGGCATCCAATGCTGGCTCAGGTAGCCATACAACAAGGAAGGCTACTGGCCGAAAATTTTAAAAGATTACTTCACGGAAAGGAACCAAAGCTTTTTGAATACAACGACAAAGGATCGATGGCTACCATTGGCCGAAATAAGGCAGTGGCAGACCTACCGGGCAACATTCGCCTGGGAGGACTTATTGCCTGGTTACTTTGGATGTTTGTTCACCTCATTTCAATCATTGGTTTTAGAAATAAAATTATAGTATTTAGTAACTGGGTATGGAATTACTTTACTTATGATAAAGGTACCCGACTAATTATCAGGCGATTCGTTCCTAAAAAACAAAAGTTGAAGAATGAAGCAGTTTAA
- the hemW gene encoding radical SAM family heme chaperone HemW: protein MAGIYVHIPFCKQACHYCDFHFSTNQDQQTKMVSSIVKEIELQKGYLNEPVKTIYFGGGTPSMLNENELNAILSVIHSTFDTSSCEEITLEANPDDLSMSQLAMLHQVGVNRLSIGMQSFDDNVLKFLNRAHSSKESVQVLADLTKSGFKNVSVDLIYGIPDRSHKLWLEDIKKLVDFAPQHISAYCLTIEPNTAFGNWAKKGKLNPVSEDFAAEQFEMLVSELIKAGYEHYEISNFCLPGFESKHNSSYWRQKPYLGLGPSAHSYNLESRQSNVSNNVKYMKSIEEGKIPFTIENLTETDKANDYLLTSLRTKWGVDLTLFDLDKKLDRKYIDHLVTTKKIRRAQNMLFLTQEGKLIADKITEDLFIIDDKDDY, encoded by the coding sequence TTGGCAGGTATATACGTTCATATTCCTTTTTGTAAACAGGCATGCCACTATTGCGATTTTCACTTTAGCACTAATCAGGATCAGCAAACGAAAATGGTTAGCTCCATAGTTAAAGAAATTGAGCTGCAAAAAGGCTATTTAAATGAGCCAGTTAAGACCATTTATTTTGGTGGTGGAACACCTTCAATGTTGAATGAAAATGAACTGAACGCCATTCTCAGTGTGATACATTCAACGTTTGACACATCATCCTGTGAGGAAATAACTTTAGAAGCGAATCCTGATGATTTATCCATGAGCCAATTGGCAATGCTGCATCAAGTGGGGGTTAATAGGCTAAGCATTGGAATGCAATCATTTGATGATAATGTGCTTAAATTTTTAAACAGAGCGCATTCTAGTAAAGAGTCGGTACAAGTGTTGGCCGATCTTACTAAAAGCGGTTTTAAAAATGTGAGTGTAGATCTCATTTATGGCATACCCGACAGAAGCCATAAGCTGTGGTTGGAAGATATTAAAAAGCTCGTTGACTTCGCCCCGCAACATATTTCAGCCTATTGCCTAACTATTGAACCAAATACTGCTTTTGGTAATTGGGCTAAGAAAGGCAAACTAAATCCTGTGTCTGAAGATTTCGCTGCTGAACAGTTTGAGATGCTTGTTTCAGAACTGATTAAAGCTGGTTACGAGCATTATGAAATATCCAATTTTTGTTTGCCGGGATTTGAATCGAAACACAACTCTTCATATTGGAGGCAAAAGCCCTATTTGGGGTTGGGGCCAAGTGCACACTCTTATAATTTAGAATCTCGACAAAGTAATGTTTCCAACAACGTGAAATATATGAAGTCTATTGAAGAGGGAAAAATACCATTTACAATAGAAAACCTAACAGAAACGGATAAGGCCAATGATTATTTACTAACATCTTTAAGAACAAAGTGGGGTGTAGACCTAACCCTATTTGATCTGGACAAGAAGTTGGATCGAAAGTATATTGATCATTTAGTAACGACCAAAAAAATTAGAAGAGCGCAAAACATGCTATTCCTTACTCAGGAGGGGAAACTGATTGCCGATAAGATTACGGAAGATTTATTTATTATTGATGACAAAGATGATTATTAA
- a CDS encoding sensor histidine kinase, with product MNKLKLYWSLQIGGWLMFAIVQILGFLLLGDVRLSIYQIAFWFLEAGLFLVTTHLFRSFIIKRKWLSYNMSKLIPRVILAVIILASVVYILRMAIAMPLNMYNPNVAWRMTNFLGLSSVYALIFFLWSVLYFIYHYFERYNTSLKHEAAMNEIELNNLKSQLNPHFIFNALNSIRALVDENPKKSKNSITQLSNILRNSLVTDKKKLTSFNEELKIVKDYLGLETIRFEERLKTSFEIHPDSNMFQVPPLMLQTLVENGVKHGISKLKEGGFVKLKTSVTDNEFIIQIRNSGTYKLNGVSKNKPGLGLKNTRHRLELLYGDKARVEIRNESKNIVLTELIIPNNESINN from the coding sequence TTGAATAAACTCAAACTATATTGGTCATTGCAGATTGGCGGCTGGCTCATGTTTGCTATCGTGCAAATATTGGGTTTCCTGCTTTTGGGAGATGTGAGGCTTTCAATCTATCAAATAGCCTTTTGGTTTTTAGAGGCAGGTTTGTTTTTGGTAACAACGCACTTGTTCAGATCATTTATCATCAAGCGTAAATGGCTTTCCTACAACATGTCCAAACTCATACCTCGGGTTATTTTGGCCGTGATTATTCTAGCCAGTGTAGTTTACATTTTAAGGATGGCGATAGCTATGCCTTTGAATATGTATAACCCGAATGTTGCGTGGAGAATGACCAATTTCTTAGGGCTATCCTCAGTATATGCACTCATATTTTTTCTTTGGTCGGTACTTTATTTTATTTACCATTATTTCGAGAGATATAATACTTCACTCAAACATGAAGCTGCGATGAACGAGATTGAACTTAATAATCTTAAATCGCAGTTAAACCCTCACTTCATTTTTAATGCATTGAACAGCATTCGTGCATTGGTAGATGAAAATCCAAAAAAGTCTAAAAACTCCATTACACAGCTTTCCAATATTCTGAGGAATTCGTTGGTAACGGACAAGAAAAAACTCACCTCCTTTAATGAAGAACTAAAAATTGTAAAAGATTATCTCGGGTTGGAAACCATTCGTTTTGAAGAACGACTAAAAACCTCTTTTGAAATTCATCCTGATTCTAACATGTTTCAAGTGCCACCATTAATGCTTCAAACATTGGTGGAAAATGGAGTGAAACATGGCATTTCTAAACTCAAAGAAGGTGGTTTCGTAAAGCTAAAAACTAGTGTTACTGACAATGAATTTATTATTCAAATTAGAAACAGCGGTACGTATAAATTAAATGGAGTATCAAAAAATAAACCAGGCCTTGGGTTAAAAAATACAAGGCACAGACTAGAACTACTTTATGGCGATAAGGCTAGAGTAGAGATTCGTAATGAATCAAAGAATATCGTTTTAACAGAACTAATAATACCTAATAATGAGAGCATTAATAATTGA
- a CDS encoding ShlB/FhaC/HecB family hemolysin secretion/activation protein, whose translation MRRLIVTIFFLTPYLGSPVFGQLVQTFNPTDSLLLSRYTKDLRKVGTDSIALHRLSQEVLNDLYSKGFLEAAFNIHHSDSIYQVNWVVGRQYQWAQLGPGNVPEYMLSKIGYRSKLYSNQPFNLQQLSKLFKGIIKESENNGRPFASIKLDSLSIEDGTFKATLHYNSGPQILFDQLMIIGTDKVKKKWLSSYLNIRPNQPFDQKLVDKIPNNIEHLNFVSLVSAPSVEFKNSKAEVIIELEENKSNSIDGIIGFLPNEQEDGKLLVTGQVYLGLNNLFNSGKSLNMEWQSLKPRTQLLDLQYRHPNLFRSNFDFQGNFYLFKEDSIFLNRSSQLSFIYSNYNSELGVFYRNNSSTTLATNTELQNINDLKVNYYGLNYSYGINSSFNTSKTGIFFYGEGAIGNKEIEREEISTSTQYLLKGHIKGQWKISKTFSIYNGMMAGQLVNDDLLRNDLFRLGGLKSIRGFNENFFFAEKYFINKTELRLYYQANSYLFLFYDQGFLDYDLPGERFNDNPLGIGAGIALKLSSGLLNLAYGLGKSNDQDFDTRLSKFHFGYIARF comes from the coding sequence TTGAGGCGTTTAATAGTTACCATCTTTTTCCTTACCCCATATTTAGGTTCACCGGTTTTTGGTCAGCTTGTGCAAACGTTCAATCCAACTGACAGTCTGCTACTCTCTAGATACACTAAAGACTTGAGAAAAGTTGGCACAGACTCAATTGCATTGCACAGGCTTTCACAGGAAGTACTCAATGACCTGTATAGTAAAGGTTTTCTGGAGGCGGCTTTTAACATACATCATTCAGATTCTATTTATCAAGTGAACTGGGTAGTGGGCCGGCAGTATCAGTGGGCTCAACTCGGCCCTGGTAATGTGCCTGAATATATGTTGAGTAAAATTGGCTACAGGTCAAAACTATATTCCAACCAGCCATTCAATCTACAGCAGTTGTCTAAATTGTTTAAAGGAATTATCAAGGAATCTGAAAATAATGGGAGACCCTTCGCTTCCATCAAATTGGACTCGTTATCGATAGAGGATGGAACATTTAAGGCTACCTTACATTACAATTCAGGTCCACAAATACTCTTCGATCAATTAATGATTATTGGCACTGATAAGGTAAAGAAAAAGTGGCTCTCAAGTTATTTGAATATAAGGCCCAACCAGCCTTTTGATCAAAAGTTAGTAGATAAGATTCCAAATAACATCGAACATTTAAATTTTGTAAGTCTTGTTAGTGCTCCTTCTGTAGAATTCAAAAACTCTAAAGCCGAGGTGATTATAGAACTGGAAGAAAATAAATCTAATTCCATAGATGGTATCATTGGTTTTCTGCCCAATGAGCAGGAAGACGGTAAGCTACTGGTTACGGGCCAGGTATATTTGGGACTGAACAATCTCTTTAATTCAGGTAAGTCCTTGAACATGGAATGGCAAAGCCTGAAGCCGAGAACTCAATTGCTCGACTTGCAATACAGGCACCCCAACTTATTTCGATCAAATTTTGATTTCCAGGGAAATTTTTATCTGTTTAAAGAAGATTCTATTTTTCTGAATCGATCTTCTCAGCTCTCATTTATTTACAGCAATTATAATAGCGAACTAGGTGTATTCTATCGGAACAATAGTTCAACAACCCTTGCCACCAACACAGAGTTGCAGAATATTAATGACCTAAAAGTTAACTACTATGGGTTGAATTACTCCTATGGGATTAATAGCTCTTTTAACACATCTAAAACGGGCATATTCTTTTATGGTGAGGGAGCAATTGGTAATAAAGAAATTGAGAGGGAAGAAATCAGCACCTCAACTCAGTATTTACTAAAAGGCCATATTAAAGGCCAGTGGAAAATCTCAAAGACATTTTCCATTTATAATGGTATGATGGCAGGGCAATTAGTTAATGATGATTTACTGAGAAACGACTTATTTCGGTTAGGTGGTTTGAAATCGATCAGAGGCTTCAATGAAAATTTCTTCTTTGCCGAAAAGTACTTCATCAATAAAACAGAGTTAAGACTTTACTATCAGGCGAACTCCTATCTTTTCCTTTTTTATGATCAAGGTTTTTTAGATTATGATTTGCCGGGAGAGCGATTCAATGATAATCCTTTGGGTATTGGTGCCGGCATAGCATTAAAATTGAGTAGCGGTTTACTAAACTTAGCTTATGGGTTAGGCAAGTCAAATGATCAGGATTTTGACACCAGATTGTCCAAATTTCATTTCGGATATATTGCAAGATTCTGA
- a CDS encoding cyclase family protein gives MTKMIINFTHQGKTYQADLSQPIDISIPLNEGIQNPACYWADDVNFEVIKSGDFIGDVKQGGSVNHKKVTLTPHGNGTHTETYGHISSDENATIHNLLKEYHCLAELITIEPASVENGDRLLTIDSFNEKRRYSTEAMIIRTLPNDQQKLSKKYSGTNPPYLDAKIAEELNQTGVRHLLVDLPSVDREVDGGKLSAHNAFWGSGSSIRKECTITELIYVDNKIDDGLYLLNLQTLNIVLDASPSRPVIYKLELY, from the coding sequence ATGACAAAGATGATTATTAACTTCACCCATCAAGGTAAAACTTATCAAGCTGATTTGTCTCAGCCGATAGATATTTCTATTCCATTGAATGAAGGAATACAAAACCCTGCTTGCTACTGGGCTGATGATGTGAATTTTGAAGTAATTAAATCCGGTGATTTTATTGGAGATGTTAAGCAGGGAGGAAGCGTGAACCATAAGAAGGTAACACTTACCCCTCACGGTAATGGAACTCATACAGAAACTTACGGACATATCTCGAGTGATGAGAATGCTACAATTCACAATCTCTTGAAAGAATATCATTGTTTAGCTGAGCTGATTACAATTGAACCCGCTTCTGTGGAAAATGGTGACCGTCTATTAACTATTGATTCATTTAACGAAAAAAGGCGTTATTCCACTGAAGCAATGATCATTCGAACATTACCCAATGATCAACAGAAGTTGTCAAAAAAATACTCAGGTACTAACCCGCCATATTTGGATGCTAAAATTGCCGAAGAATTAAATCAAACTGGTGTTAGGCACCTGTTGGTAGACTTGCCCTCGGTTGACAGAGAGGTGGATGGCGGTAAGCTTTCAGCCCACAATGCATTTTGGGGCAGTGGCAGTTCAATTCGGAAAGAGTGTACCATCACTGAATTAATTTATGTTGATAATAAAATAGATGACGGTTTGTATTTACTGAATTTACAAACTCTTAATATTGTATTGGATGCCAGTCCGAGTAGACCGGTTATTTATAAACTTGAATTATATTAG
- a CDS encoding DUF4271 domain-containing protein gives MAKKGFIVFLFLIFGGGLSAQVDTVKVQDFSNNWVFFNGSEILPLVKKSDFSGNIISFSVDKTSMQDALIRVSHPKAYSVFVNDELIETGSGDIYLDLNDLGINDSEINLTVYSKELNPYLLITSALKLVDQSLSPISNDVVIVNPRSKESFKSFYIAAWIIILVYLAALLTYYPRMLDEYFRVTRAFSPRELDENLLKNRIFTGTNISFYVFISLSLGLLIISTIHLSGLFPEQLRYYPDTMLMGLINWLFISLLVLASILLKYIIISVFTSLFQLKDFLSNHFYNFLRLGLIITMPLNVFIGVVYFGIYQYPHTIYQSVYSLLLYASLLVVAIIYLKLMNSGGYKNLHLFSYLCGTELIPYVIILNLGIY, from the coding sequence ATGGCAAAAAAGGGTTTTATAGTATTTCTATTCTTAATCTTTGGCGGTGGACTATCAGCTCAGGTAGATACTGTTAAAGTTCAGGATTTTAGCAACAATTGGGTATTCTTCAATGGTTCCGAAATATTACCATTAGTTAAAAAAAGTGACTTCAGTGGAAATATCATCTCCTTTTCGGTGGATAAAACTAGCATGCAGGATGCGCTCATACGCGTTTCTCATCCAAAGGCATATTCTGTTTTTGTTAATGATGAATTGATCGAAACTGGTTCTGGTGATATTTACCTTGATTTAAATGATTTAGGAATAAATGATTCGGAAATAAATCTAACTGTTTATTCAAAGGAGTTGAACCCTTACTTATTAATTACATCAGCATTAAAGCTTGTAGATCAATCGTTAAGTCCTATATCAAACGATGTGGTAATTGTTAACCCACGCTCGAAAGAGTCCTTTAAAAGTTTTTATATAGCAGCATGGATTATAATCTTGGTTTATTTAGCAGCTCTTTTAACCTATTACCCAAGAATGCTGGATGAGTATTTTAGAGTAACCAGAGCATTTTCTCCGAGAGAGCTTGACGAAAACCTTCTTAAAAACAGAATATTTACCGGTACTAATATTAGCTTCTATGTATTCATTAGCCTATCTCTTGGGTTACTCATTATATCTACCATTCATCTTTCAGGGTTGTTTCCCGAACAGTTGCGGTATTATCCGGATACAATGTTAATGGGATTAATAAACTGGCTATTTATATCTCTCTTGGTTTTGGCTTCAATACTTTTGAAATATATTATAATAAGTGTCTTCACCAGCCTTTTTCAGCTCAAAGATTTTTTAAGTAATCATTTCTATAATTTTCTAAGGCTGGGATTAATAATTACCATGCCACTTAATGTATTTATAGGTGTCGTTTATTTTGGAATTTATCAGTATCCCCACACCATTTACCAAAGTGTTTATTCCTTATTATTATATGCGAGTTTACTAGTGGTGGCTATCATCTATCTCAAATTAATGAATTCGGGAGGCTATAAAAATCTTCATTTATTTTCATACCTTTGCGGCACGGAATTGATACCCTATGTTATCATTCTGAATTTAGGAATTTATTAG
- a CDS encoding PorP/SprF family type IX secretion system membrane protein has protein sequence MRKIFFYIWLGVLFFNSNIVKAQQDAQFSYYMKNMLYYNPAFAGSEGITQITALHRTQWAGYASSFDDGGAPQTQVLSLTTPIYKFRSGFGAHIVNDNLGPLNNLEIQLSYAYHLGIKNSKLSFGLRSGIYSQSIDFDQYRAIQPDDPLLSNKSGKESQVRPDLAMGVYFRSEKYYAGFSFNHLLKAEFDFGTNTIRNALENHAYLTLGYIHSVNFDLKLEPSMLVQTDFNQYSFILGGLAYYKDTMWGGASFRQGDDINILLGYNFLKDKSLSFGYSFGYVIKDQDAKQPTNHEVILSYQLPVNPGTGKKVVRTPRFRH, from the coding sequence ATGCGAAAGATATTTTTTTATATATGGCTGGGGGTCTTATTTTTTAATAGCAATATAGTAAAGGCCCAGCAGGATGCACAGTTTTCTTACTACATGAAAAACATGTTGTACTACAATCCTGCGTTTGCCGGTTCCGAGGGAATTACTCAAATTACAGCTCTTCACAGAACACAATGGGCAGGCTATGCATCATCCTTTGATGATGGTGGGGCTCCTCAAACTCAGGTGTTAAGTTTAACGACACCTATTTATAAATTCAGAAGTGGCTTTGGTGCTCATATTGTCAACGATAATTTGGGTCCATTGAATAATCTGGAAATCCAACTTTCCTATGCTTATCATTTAGGTATTAAAAATTCTAAACTCAGCTTCGGTTTAAGAAGTGGAATTTACTCCCAGTCCATTGACTTTGATCAATACAGAGCTATTCAGCCCGATGATCCTTTACTGAGTAATAAAAGTGGTAAAGAGTCTCAGGTAAGACCTGATCTTGCCATGGGCGTTTACTTCCGTTCTGAAAAATATTATGCAGGATTTAGTTTCAATCACTTGCTTAAAGCGGAGTTTGATTTCGGAACGAATACTATTAGAAATGCACTGGAGAATCATGCCTACTTAACACTAGGGTATATTCACAGCGTAAATTTCGATCTGAAATTAGAGCCTTCAATGTTAGTGCAAACTGACTTCAACCAATACAGTTTTATTTTAGGCGGCCTTGCATATTATAAAGATACCATGTGGGGCGGAGCCTCTTTTCGCCAGGGCGATGATATAAATATTTTGTTAGGATATAATTTTTTGAAAGATAAGTCGTTAAGCTTTGGCTATTCCTTTGGTTATGTAATTAAAGACCAGGATGCAAAACAACCAACAAATCATGAGGTGATATTAAGTTATCAGCTACCAGTGAATCCGGGAACGGGCAAAAAAGTTGTACGAACTCCGAGGTTCAGACATTAA
- the porK gene encoding T9SS ring complex lipoprotein PorK/GldK — translation MRKVIRRFFYSLAMLSSALLGGCGLLGLGGGAGGDGGELVGVPGREGWVMVRPYGMVPIPAGTFHMGQADEDPASTQINFNKQITIGSFYMDDTEITNNEYRQFIDLLMQDSISVLGEEKIKSDYYPDTTVWVKDFAHHMGDPVMDYYYWHPGYDDYPVVGVNWEAAVYFSKWRTAYWADYRRSVGEVPMPSFRLPNEAEWEYAARGGRDMAKYPWGNPYIRNSKGCMLANFKPGRGNFYDDGFAYTAPVASYFANDYGLYDMAGNVSEWCLDDFNPASVPLVWDLNPQYIEKRTDPDHPRYNPDIYPKKVIRGGSWKDVAYYLETGTRTFEFKDSTRAYIGFRNAMTHLGRSSGAEF, via the coding sequence ATGCGTAAAGTAATTAGAAGATTCTTCTACTCGTTGGCAATGTTGTCATCAGCCCTTCTTGGTGGTTGCGGACTATTAGGACTAGGCGGAGGAGCCGGAGGTGATGGTGGAGAACTGGTGGGAGTTCCAGGCAGAGAAGGCTGGGTAATGGTAAGGCCATATGGTATGGTTCCAATTCCAGCTGGTACATTCCACATGGGTCAGGCCGATGAGGATCCTGCATCAACGCAAATCAATTTTAACAAGCAAATCACAATCGGTTCATTCTACATGGATGATACCGAAATCACAAATAACGAGTATCGTCAATTTATTGATCTTTTAATGCAAGACTCTATAAGTGTTTTGGGTGAAGAGAAAATAAAGAGTGATTACTACCCTGATACTACCGTATGGGTTAAAGACTTTGCGCACCACATGGGTGATCCTGTAATGGACTACTACTACTGGCATCCGGGTTATGATGACTATCCTGTTGTTGGGGTTAATTGGGAAGCAGCCGTTTATTTCTCTAAATGGAGAACTGCTTACTGGGCAGATTACAGAAGAAGTGTAGGTGAAGTGCCTATGCCTTCATTCAGATTGCCTAACGAGGCTGAATGGGAATATGCAGCAAGAGGAGGTAGAGATATGGCAAAATACCCATGGGGTAACCCTTATATAAGAAACTCTAAAGGTTGTATGCTAGCGAACTTCAAGCCGGGAAGAGGTAACTTTTACGATGATGGTTTTGCATATACAGCGCCAGTAGCATCTTATTTTGCTAATGACTACGGACTTTATGACATGGCAGGGAACGTTTCAGAATGGTGTTTGGATGATTTTAATCCAGCTTCAGTACCATTAGTATGGGATTTGAATCCGCAGTATATTGAGAAAAGGACTGATCCTGATCACCCAAGATACAATCCTGACATTTACCCTAAAAAGGTTATTAGAGGAGGTTCTTGGAAAGATGTTGCATACTACTTAGAAACAGGAACTAGAACATTTGAATTTAAAGATTCAACAAGAGCATACATAGGATTTAGAAACGCGATGACTCACCTTGGAAGATCATCTGGAGCTGAGTTCTAG